The Candidatus Bathyarchaeia archaeon genome has a segment encoding these proteins:
- a CDS encoding tyrosine-type recombinase/integrase, translated as MREEIYDFARRVERYRRIIAGLRNGDIALRLLDHLASLGLSEAALSNQAAHLIAVLHLIDFDVREATRGDVERVVAKINGNKSWREETKRHKRLVLRRLIQFAKYGSCERGAPVPPEVAWIKVSKRRVDDSRVKPEALLTVDDFEAIVKATDNARDRAMIYTLFEGALRPGELLSMSVGSVEFKDKYCLITVVGKTGLKRIPLVVSYKPLLNWLKEHPLKDNLNAPLWCSLARNYLGRRLSYRHFRLIIKRLVKKAGLKKDVWPYLFRHSTLTALAKVFTEPKLEMFAGWVHGSKMPARYVHFSARDLEDAVLEIHGLKTATKAVDMPKIIQCPRCEAENPQGNVRCERCGYVLDRSLAMKIEEKERKREEEIIKALEEALKRLDRLERVVHAILSNTQHTPQ; from the coding sequence TTGAGGGAGGAGATCTACGACTTCGCTAGGAGGGTTGAGCGTTATAGGCGGATTATCGCCGGGCTTAGGAATGGCGATATCGCGCTTAGGTTGTTGGATCACTTAGCTAGCCTTGGGCTTAGCGAGGCTGCACTTAGCAATCAAGCAGCACATTTAATCGCCGTGCTACACTTAATAGACTTTGATGTTAGGGAGGCAACGCGCGGAGATGTTGAGCGCGTGGTGGCGAAGATTAACGGTAATAAGTCTTGGAGGGAGGAGACAAAGCGCCACAAGAGGCTCGTCTTGAGGAGGCTCATACAATTCGCTAAGTATGGGAGCTGTGAGAGGGGTGCTCCTGTCCCGCCTGAGGTTGCATGGATTAAGGTTTCTAAAAGGAGGGTGGATGATTCCAGAGTAAAGCCGGAGGCTCTGCTTACGGTGGATGACTTTGAGGCTATTGTAAAGGCTACTGATAATGCTAGGGATAGGGCTATGATTTATACGCTCTTTGAGGGAGCGTTAAGGCCGGGCGAACTGCTAAGTATGAGTGTTGGCAGCGTGGAGTTTAAAGATAAATATTGCCTTATAACGGTTGTTGGTAAGACAGGGCTCAAGAGGATTCCACTCGTAGTCTCATATAAGCCGCTCTTAAATTGGCTTAAGGAGCATCCGCTTAAAGACAACCTAAACGCCCCATTATGGTGCTCATTAGCAAGAAATTATCTAGGCAGGAGGCTCAGCTACAGGCACTTCCGCCTAATAATAAAGCGTCTGGTGAAAAAGGCTGGACTAAAAAAGGACGTATGGCCATACCTATTCCGCCACTCAACACTAACAGCCCTTGCAAAGGTCTTCACGGAGCCTAAACTTGAGATGTTCGCCGGGTGGGTACATGGTTCAAAAATGCCAGCTCGCTACGTCCACTTCTCGGCACGCGACCTAGAAGACGCAGTACTAGAGATCCATGGACTAAAAACTGCAACGAAGGCAGTAGATATGCCCAAGATTATTCAATGCCCGCGTTGTGAGGCTGAAAACCCGCAAGGTAATGTCAGATGCGAGCGTTGTGGCTATGTACTGGATAGATCCTTGGCCATGAAGATTGAGGAGAAGGAGCGGAAAAGAGAGGAGGAGATTATCAAGGCGCTTGAGGAAGCTTTGAAGCGTCTCGATAGACTTGAGAGGGTGGTCCACGCCATTCTCTCAAATACTCAACACACTCCCCAATAA